In Agrobacterium tumefaciens, a single genomic region encodes these proteins:
- a CDS encoding GNAT family N-acetyltransferase, whose product MTEDYSISIAQSLGDIDPESWKRLSGTSRDTSGKYYNPFVSHAFLSSMEDSGSATAKTGWLGHHLLLQNAAGTLVGAVPAYLKNHSQGEYVFDHGWADAFERAGGHYYPKLQCSVPFTPATGPRLLVSETVDATRFKPLLASGLAQVTEKIGVSSAHVTFLEEDDLSALLPRDFLHRKDQQFHFINDGYRDHDDFLDALSSRKRKGLKKERRAALERGIEIDWLTGSDLTENIWDQFFAFYMDTGSRKWGRPYLTRKFYSLIGERMADDVLLVMAKREGRYIAGAINFIGSDALYGRHWGCIEDHPFLHFEVCYHQAIDFALAKGLKRVEAGAQGEHKLARGYVPVTTHSAHFIAHPGLRRAIADYLQREREEVEHIGDYLDEHTPFRKGERQEHEPDA is encoded by the coding sequence ATTGCGCAATCCCTTGGGGATATCGATCCGGAAAGCTGGAAACGGCTTTCCGGAACATCACGCGATACATCAGGAAAATACTACAACCCGTTTGTTTCACATGCGTTTTTATCCTCCATGGAGGATTCCGGCTCGGCGACGGCAAAGACCGGCTGGCTTGGACATCACCTGCTGCTCCAGAATGCCGCGGGCACGCTCGTCGGCGCCGTGCCGGCCTATCTGAAGAACCACAGCCAGGGCGAATATGTATTCGACCACGGCTGGGCAGACGCTTTCGAGCGGGCCGGCGGCCATTATTATCCGAAACTGCAATGTTCGGTTCCCTTCACGCCGGCGACGGGGCCGAGGCTGCTCGTCTCCGAAACCGTGGACGCCACGCGTTTCAAACCGCTCCTCGCTTCCGGTCTCGCGCAGGTGACGGAAAAGATCGGCGTTTCCTCCGCGCATGTCACGTTTCTGGAAGAGGACGATCTGTCCGCCCTGCTGCCGCGCGATTTCCTGCACAGGAAAGACCAGCAGTTCCACTTCATCAATGACGGTTATCGTGACCACGATGATTTTCTCGACGCCCTTTCCTCGCGCAAGCGCAAAGGGCTGAAAAAGGAGCGCCGCGCGGCGCTGGAACGCGGCATCGAAATCGACTGGCTGACCGGCAGCGATCTGACCGAGAATATTTGGGACCAGTTCTTCGCCTTCTACATGGATACCGGTAGCCGCAAATGGGGCCGGCCCTATCTGACGCGGAAATTCTACTCGCTGATCGGCGAGCGCATGGCTGACGATGTGCTGCTGGTGATGGCGAAACGCGAGGGGCGCTATATTGCCGGGGCGATCAACTTCATCGGTTCGGATGCGCTTTATGGCCGCCACTGGGGCTGCATCGAGGATCACCCCTTCCTGCATTTCGAGGTCTGTTACCATCAGGCGATCGATTTCGCGCTGGCGAAAGGATTGAAACGGGTCGAAGCCGGCGCCCAGGGTGAACACAAGCTGGCGCGCGGTTACGTGCCGGTCACCACCCATTCGGCGCATTTCATCGCCCATCCGGGCCTGCGCCGCGCCATTGCCGATTATCTTCAGCGCGAGCGCGAAGAGGTCGAGCATATCGGCGATTATCTTGACGAACACACGCCCTTCCGCAAGGGCGAGAGACAGGAACACGAACCGGACGCATAG